In Pseudomonas fluorescens, the following are encoded in one genomic region:
- a CDS encoding DUF4160 domain-containing protein, giving the protein MSTKYRFRDTYRIQLREKDHPPPHVHLTGGGLDVMLSLETVEVMVGRAPPLIIREALDWVRAHQAQLLEDWKRCYP; this is encoded by the coding sequence ATGTCTACTAAATACCGATTTCGTGACACATACCGCATTCAGTTGCGCGAAAAGGATCATCCACCGCCTCACGTTCATCTAACTGGTGGCGGACTGGACGTCATGTTGAGCCTGGAAACTGTCGAAGTGATGGTAGGCAGGGCTCCACCCCTGATCATCAGGGAAGCACTGGATTGGGTCAGGGCCCATCAGGCGCAACTGCTCGAGGACTGGAAACGATGTTACCCATGA
- a CDS encoding GNAT family N-acetyltransferase, producing the protein MPRERTHLRYQLYKSQARKIAGASTAQLQYELERIGPTAFDLSKVRFEPIDTRALNAFVLWEDPHFSWNEVVGWKAREPLALDIAIWFDDELCGMCFANPNNSRLRMRIVRLEGRPKEAHPLRNRIATLALIAIEQYAQLIGCRFLEVQEPQVGAVSIYQQLGFDFDIEGRLVKTLENLVS; encoded by the coding sequence ATGCCAAGGGAAAGGACTCATCTTCGGTATCAGTTGTACAAGTCTCAGGCCAGAAAGATTGCTGGTGCCAGCACTGCACAGTTGCAGTATGAGCTGGAACGGATCGGCCCTACTGCGTTCGATTTATCGAAGGTGCGCTTTGAACCGATTGACACACGGGCATTGAATGCTTTTGTGCTTTGGGAGGATCCGCACTTTTCCTGGAATGAAGTCGTTGGGTGGAAAGCACGAGAGCCATTGGCTCTGGATATTGCCATCTGGTTCGACGACGAACTGTGCGGCATGTGCTTTGCGAATCCAAACAACAGTCGTCTGCGGATGCGCATTGTACGGTTAGAGGGACGTCCAAAGGAGGCGCATCCTTTGAGAAACCGTATTGCGACACTGGCGCTGATTGCCATTGAACAATACGCGCAGCTCATCGGTTGCCGGTTCCTCGAAGTTCAAGAGCCGCAGGTTGGCGCGGTTTCAATTTATCAACAGCTTGGATTTGACTTCGATATAGAAGGCCGTCTTGTCAAAACCCTGGAGAACCTTGTATCGTGA
- a CDS encoding DMT family transporter: MLVLSKKSALAAASTSLFVLLWSSGAIFSKWGLAHASPFAFLMFRFVIALCGLVLLVPLLKLKLPKGGKPMLYAMTTGVVLLGAYQIFYLLALDLKVTPGVMATIMGVQPILTVVLMERQRSWSRMFGLALGLTGLVMVVYQGIGLAGMSLAGMLYGLLALASMTFGSIMQKRITDNPLGTLPVQYLAGLLLCGIFVPFQPFHFEHSSGFILPVLWMGLVVSVLATLLLYRLIARGNLVNVTSLFYLVPAVTAVMDYLIFGNRLAMLSLFGMLLIIVGLVFVFRKTA, translated from the coding sequence ATGCTTGTCCTTTCGAAAAAATCCGCGCTCGCGGCGGCGTCCACGAGCCTGTTCGTTCTGCTGTGGAGCAGCGGGGCGATTTTCTCCAAGTGGGGGTTGGCCCACGCGTCACCCTTCGCCTTCCTGATGTTTCGTTTCGTCATTGCGCTATGCGGTCTGGTGTTGCTGGTGCCGTTGCTCAAGCTGAAATTGCCCAAGGGCGGCAAACCGATGCTGTATGCGATGACTACCGGTGTGGTGTTGTTGGGGGCTTATCAGATTTTCTATCTGCTGGCCCTCGACCTTAAAGTCACCCCCGGGGTGATGGCGACCATCATGGGCGTGCAGCCGATCCTCACCGTGGTGCTGATGGAGCGCCAGCGTTCCTGGAGCCGAATGTTCGGTCTGGCCCTGGGGCTGACCGGGTTGGTCATGGTGGTCTATCAGGGCATCGGACTGGCCGGGATGTCGTTGGCCGGGATGCTGTACGGGTTGCTGGCGCTGGCGAGCATGACGTTCGGTTCGATCATGCAGAAACGCATCACCGACAATCCCCTTGGCACATTGCCGGTGCAGTATCTGGCCGGACTGCTGTTGTGCGGGATTTTCGTACCCTTCCAGCCGTTTCACTTCGAACACAGCAGCGGTTTCATCTTGCCGGTGCTATGGATGGGGCTAGTGGTGTCGGTGCTGGCGACACTGTTGCTGTACCGCTTGATTGCCCGGGGCAATCTGGTGAATGTCACCAGCCTGTTTTACCTGGTGCCGGCGGTCACGGCGGTGATGGACTATCTGATCTTCGGCAATCGCCTGGCGATGTTGAGCCTGTTCGGCATGCTGTTGATCATCGTCGGTCTGGTGTTTGTGTTCCGTAAAACAGCGTAA
- a CDS encoding aspartyl/asparaginyl beta-hydroxylase domain-containing protein, with protein sequence MTLSFAAKASLLLLFLGSTLYVHLRGNARLPVLRQFVNHSALFAPYNSLMYLFSSVPSKPYLDRSKFPELDVLKDNWEVIRDEAMHLFDEGYIRAAAKNNDAGFGSFFKKGWKRFYLKWYDKPLPSAEALCPRTVELVSSIPSVKGAMFALLPGGSHLNPHRDPFGGSLRYHLGLSTPNSDDCRIFVDGQVYAWRDGEDVMFDETYVHWVKNETQKTRVILFCDIERPLSNRFMTCINRSISACLGRATAPQNLDDERVGGINQVYAWSKSSSDQFSGVIKQWKRRNPKAYRVLRPVLAVVVLTLLGYWLFG encoded by the coding sequence ATGACCTTATCGTTTGCCGCGAAGGCCTCGTTGTTGCTGCTGTTTCTCGGCAGCACCCTCTATGTGCATTTACGCGGCAATGCGCGTCTGCCGGTTTTGCGCCAGTTCGTTAACCATTCGGCACTGTTCGCACCCTATAACTCCTTGATGTACCTGTTTTCCAGTGTACCTTCGAAACCGTATCTGGATCGCAGCAAGTTCCCGGAACTGGATGTGCTCAAGGACAACTGGGAGGTGATTCGCGACGAAGCGATGCACTTATTCGACGAGGGGTATATCCGCGCGGCGGCAAAGAACAACGACGCCGGTTTTGGCTCGTTCTTCAAGAAGGGCTGGAAGCGTTTCTATCTCAAGTGGTATGACAAACCGCTGCCTTCCGCCGAAGCCTTGTGCCCGAGAACCGTGGAACTGGTCAGTAGCATTCCCAGTGTCAAAGGCGCCATGTTCGCGCTGCTGCCGGGCGGCAGCCACCTCAATCCGCATCGTGATCCGTTTGGCGGCTCCCTGCGTTATCACTTGGGCCTGTCCACCCCCAATTCCGATGATTGCCGCATCTTTGTCGACGGGCAGGTTTATGCCTGGCGCGATGGTGAAGACGTGATGTTCGACGAGACCTACGTGCACTGGGTCAAGAATGAAACGCAAAAGACCCGCGTCATCCTGTTCTGCGATATCGAGCGTCCGCTGAGCAATCGCTTCATGACCTGCATCAATCGCAGTATCAGCGCCTGTCTGGGTCGCGCCACCGCCCCTCAGAACCTGGACGACGAGCGTGTGGGCGGGATCAACCAGGTCTACGCCTGGAGCAAGAGCTCCAGCGATCAATTCAGTGGTGTGATCAAGCAATGGAAGCGGCGCAACCCCAAGGCCTACCGTGTACTGCGTCCAGTACTGGCGGTGGTGGTGCTGACGTTGTTGGGGTATTGGTTGTTTGGCTGA
- a CDS encoding DMT family transporter has product MNPVDIFRLLSLAAIWGASFLFMRIIAPVIGSIPTAFFRVSIAAAGLLVILGLMRISWDFKGKLKTVMLLGVINSGIPATLYSVAAQVLPAGYSSIFNATTPLMGVLIGGLFFHERLTGAKLGGVFLGLFGVGVLTRAGPVAFDLQLLMGAVACLLATTCYGFAGFLARRWLDQAGGLDSRLSAVGSMLGATLFLLPLFGYSVISQPPATWGGWSVWLSLLGLGLGCTAFAYIIYFRLLSSIGPVKSMTTTFLIPLFGVLWGALFLDEPLSMAHIYGGLLIALALWLVLKPAAVKPQLVADR; this is encoded by the coding sequence GTGAACCCCGTCGATATTTTCCGTTTACTGTCCCTGGCGGCCATTTGGGGTGCGAGTTTTCTGTTCATGCGCATCATCGCCCCGGTGATCGGCAGCATTCCTACCGCTTTTTTCCGTGTATCGATAGCCGCTGCCGGACTGCTGGTGATTCTCGGCCTGATGCGTATCAGTTGGGATTTCAAGGGCAAACTCAAGACCGTGATGCTGCTCGGGGTGATCAACTCCGGGATTCCGGCGACGCTCTATTCGGTGGCCGCGCAGGTGCTGCCGGCCGGTTACTCGTCGATTTTCAATGCCACGACCCCCTTGATGGGCGTACTGATTGGCGGCCTGTTTTTCCATGAAAGGCTCACTGGCGCCAAACTCGGCGGCGTGTTCCTGGGGCTGTTCGGCGTGGGCGTGCTGACCCGAGCCGGTCCGGTGGCGTTCGATCTACAACTGCTGATGGGTGCCGTCGCCTGCCTGCTTGCGACCACCTGCTACGGATTTGCGGGGTTTCTGGCCCGCCGCTGGCTCGATCAGGCCGGTGGTCTCGACAGCCGTTTGTCGGCAGTGGGCAGCATGCTCGGCGCGACGTTGTTCCTGCTGCCGCTGTTCGGCTACAGCGTGATCAGCCAACCACCCGCGACCTGGGGCGGCTGGAGTGTCTGGCTCTCGTTGCTGGGGTTGGGCCTGGGATGCACGGCGTTTGCGTACATTATTTACTTCCGGCTCCTGAGCTCGATTGGTCCGGTGAAATCGATGACTACGACCTTTTTGATCCCGCTGTTCGGCGTGTTGTGGGGGGCGCTGTTTCTCGATGAGCCACTGTCGATGGCGCATATCTATGGCGGGTTGTTGATTGCGCTGGCGTTGTGGTTGGTGTTGAAGCCGGCTGCTGTGAAACCGCAATTGGTGGCGGACCGGTAG
- a CDS encoding DUF2442 domain-containing protein, with translation MLPMKRPRLLTVQALPEYRLALTFIDGQQLTLDLSRDLLALPGLQPLQGRAFDGAALADDGWCVEWPEQDIQIGADTLYLDAIAQNACDENTRIFIDWRARTGLSLTQAAEALGVSTRSISRYSRGKEAVPRSLALACLGWDFLQLQANAPRAAEETGRYIVTRKS, from the coding sequence ATGTTACCCATGAAACGACCACGACTGCTGACCGTACAGGCACTGCCGGAGTATCGCCTGGCGTTGACCTTTATTGACGGCCAGCAACTGACTCTCGACCTGAGCCGGGATTTGCTGGCCTTACCAGGCTTGCAACCACTGCAGGGACGCGCGTTCGATGGCGCGGCTCTGGCTGATGATGGCTGGTGCGTCGAGTGGCCTGAGCAGGACATCCAGATTGGTGCAGACACGTTGTACCTGGATGCGATCGCACAAAATGCCTGCGACGAAAATACCCGGATCTTCATCGACTGGCGCGCTCGCACCGGGCTGTCACTCACACAGGCCGCCGAGGCGCTGGGGGTCAGTACCCGCAGCATCAGTCGTTACAGCCGTGGCAAGGAAGCGGTGCCGCGGTCCCTGGCACTGGCCTGTCTTGGGTGGGATTTCTTGCAGTTGCAAGCGAACGCGCCGCGGGCGGCCGAGGAAACAGGCCGGTACATCGTCACGCGCAAAAGTTAG
- the aceK gene encoding bifunctional isocitrate dehydrogenase kinase/phosphatase, whose product MPQQWPAADIARLILDGFDDYREHFRQITDGARARFEQARWQETQSASAARINLYEDKVGETVERLRTAFDPGTLDVSCWPLVKSAYISLIDLRFDDELSETWYNSIFCGLFSHDLISDGCMFIHTTRPSLRRARAAQTRTYKPQGQLSAMLASIFADYRFSEDYADLAGDLKRLEAQLRENLPDWVCKDPELSVELFSSVLYRNKGAYLVGRIYTADEQWPLAIPLLHLEGRGIQIDALITDEADVSIIFSFTRSYFMVDVPVPAEFIGFLRRILPGKHIAELYTSIGFYKHGKSEFYRALINHLANTDDQFIMAPGVRGMVMSVFTLPGFNTVFKIIKDRFSPSKNVDRATVIEKYRLVKSVDRVGRMADTQEFADFRFPLSKFDPACLEELLEVAPSTVSVEDDTVLIRHCWTERRMTPLNLYLENANEAQVREALEDYGLAIKQLAAANIFPGDMLLKNFGVTRHGRVVFYDYDEICFLTEANFRHIPLPRTPEDEMASEPWYSIGPLDVFPEEFPPFLFADFGQRKLFDQLHGELYNADYWKSLQEAIRAGKVIDVFPYRRKGLDTE is encoded by the coding sequence ATGCCGCAGCAGTGGCCAGCCGCCGACATCGCCCGCTTGATCCTCGATGGCTTTGACGATTACCGCGAGCATTTTCGCCAGATCACCGACGGCGCCCGGGCCCGCTTCGAACAGGCCCGGTGGCAAGAGACGCAGTCGGCGTCGGCGGCGCGGATCAATCTGTACGAAGACAAGGTCGGTGAAACGGTGGAGCGACTGCGCACCGCGTTTGACCCAGGCACCCTGGACGTCAGCTGCTGGCCGCTGGTCAAAAGCGCCTACATCAGCCTGATCGACCTGCGCTTCGACGATGAACTATCCGAGACCTGGTACAACTCGATCTTCTGCGGGCTGTTCAGCCATGACCTGATCAGCGATGGCTGCATGTTCATCCACACCACCCGGCCGAGCCTGCGCCGTGCCCGGGCCGCGCAAACCCGCACGTACAAGCCGCAAGGTCAATTGTCGGCCATGCTCGCCAGCATCTTCGCCGATTACCGCTTCAGTGAGGATTACGCCGACCTGGCCGGTGACCTGAAGCGCCTCGAAGCGCAGTTGCGCGAGAACCTGCCGGATTGGGTGTGCAAAGACCCGGAGTTGAGCGTCGAACTGTTTTCCTCGGTGCTGTACCGCAATAAAGGCGCGTACCTGGTGGGGCGCATCTACACCGCTGACGAGCAATGGCCGCTGGCGATTCCATTGCTGCACCTCGAGGGTCGCGGCATCCAGATCGATGCGCTGATCACCGATGAGGCGGACGTGTCGATCATCTTCTCGTTCACCCGCTCGTATTTCATGGTGGATGTGCCGGTGCCGGCAGAGTTCATTGGCTTCCTGCGACGCATCCTGCCGGGCAAGCATATTGCCGAGCTGTACACCTCGATTGGCTTCTACAAGCACGGCAAGTCGGAGTTCTACCGGGCGCTGATCAATCACCTGGCCAACACCGACGACCAGTTCATCATGGCCCCCGGTGTGCGCGGTATGGTCATGAGCGTGTTCACCCTGCCGGGTTTCAACACCGTGTTCAAAATCATCAAGGACCGTTTCTCGCCGTCGAAAAACGTCGACCGCGCCACGGTGATCGAAAAGTACCGCCTGGTGAAAAGCGTCGACCGCGTCGGGCGCATGGCCGATACCCAGGAGTTTGCCGATTTCCGTTTTCCCCTGAGCAAGTTCGATCCGGCGTGCCTGGAGGAACTGCTGGAAGTCGCACCGTCCACGGTATCGGTGGAAGACGACACGGTGCTGATCCGCCACTGCTGGACCGAGCGCCGCATGACCCCGCTGAACCTGTACCTGGAAAACGCCAACGAGGCGCAGGTACGCGAAGCCCTGGAAGACTACGGACTGGCGATCAAGCAACTGGCGGCGGCCAACATCTTTCCCGGCGATATGTTGCTGAAGAACTTCGGCGTTACCCGTCACGGCCGGGTGGTGTTCTACGACTACGACGAGATCTGCTTCCTCACCGAGGCCAACTTTCGCCATATCCCGCTACCGCGTACACCCGAAGATGAAATGGCGTCCGAACCGTGGTACTCGATCGGGCCGTTGGACGTGTTCCCCGAGGAATTTCCGCCGTTCCTGTTTGCCGATTTCGGGCAACGCAAGTTGTTCGATCAGCTGCATGGCGAGTTGTACAACGCCGATTACTGGAAGAGCCTGCAGGAAGCGATTCGGGCGGGGAAGGTGATTGATGTGTTTCCGTATCGGCGTAAAGGGCTGGACACCGAGTAG
- a CDS encoding DUF748 domain-containing protein: MKRRYSWPLRTLIGLVLLLIALHIALPYLVRDYLNERLANMGDYRGQITDVDLALWRGAYKINGLKIVKIDGKVPVPFVNAPLIDLSVSWHSLWYDRAVVAEVQFINPEVNFVDGGANKQNSQTGEGTDWRAQLGKLLPITLNEVRINDGKISFRNFNSKPPVNMNATNVDANLYNLTNVVDTKGKRDARFEGKALLLGHAPLETTATFDPLSDFEDFEFRLRTTDIELKRLNDFAAAYGKFDFNAGHGDVVIEASANKGRLTGYIKPLLRDVDVFNWQQDVQSEDKGLFRSIWEALVGGTETVLKNQGKNQFATRVELKGNVHQQDVSAFQAFLQILRNGFIQAFNARYERPKPDAG; the protein is encoded by the coding sequence ATGAAACGTCGATACAGTTGGCCCCTGCGGACCCTCATCGGCCTCGTTCTGTTGCTGATAGCGCTCCACATCGCCTTGCCCTATCTGGTGCGCGACTACCTCAATGAGCGACTGGCGAACATGGGTGACTACCGCGGCCAAATCACCGACGTGGACCTGGCCCTGTGGCGTGGAGCCTACAAAATCAACGGACTGAAAATCGTCAAGATCGATGGCAAGGTTCCGGTGCCTTTCGTCAACGCGCCGTTGATCGACCTCTCGGTCAGTTGGCATTCGCTGTGGTACGACCGGGCGGTAGTAGCCGAGGTACAGTTCATCAATCCCGAGGTCAACTTCGTCGATGGCGGGGCCAACAAGCAAAATTCCCAGACCGGCGAGGGTACCGACTGGCGAGCACAATTAGGCAAGCTGCTGCCCATTACCCTGAACGAAGTGCGGATCAACGACGGCAAGATCAGTTTTCGCAACTTCAACTCAAAACCACCTGTGAACATGAATGCCACAAACGTGGATGCCAACCTCTACAACCTGACCAACGTGGTCGACACCAAAGGCAAGCGTGATGCGCGCTTCGAAGGCAAAGCCCTGCTGCTGGGGCACGCGCCACTGGAAACCACGGCCACTTTCGATCCCTTGAGCGACTTCGAAGACTTCGAGTTTCGCTTGCGCACCACGGATATCGAGCTCAAGCGCTTGAACGACTTCGCCGCGGCCTACGGCAAGTTCGACTTCAATGCCGGCCATGGCGACGTGGTGATCGAAGCCTCAGCCAACAAGGGACGACTGACCGGCTATATCAAGCCACTGCTGCGCGATGTTGATGTGTTCAATTGGCAGCAGGATGTGCAAAGCGAGGACAAAGGGCTGTTCCGCTCGATTTGGGAAGCCCTCGTCGGCGGCACCGAGACCGTCTTGAAAAACCAGGGCAAAAACCAGTTTGCGACACGGGTCGAACTCAAGGGCAACGTGCATCAGCAAGATGTCAGCGCATTCCAGGCTTTTTTACAGATTTTACGCAATGGTTTCATCCAGGCGTTCAATGCGCGGTATGAACGACCCAAGCCGGATGCAGGCTAA
- the cysK gene encoding cysteine synthase A, protein MSRIFADNAHSIGNTPLVQINRIAPRGVTILAKIEGRNPGYSVKCRIGANMIWDAEGSGKLKPGMTIVEPTSGNTGIGLAFVAAARGYKLMLTMPASMSIERRKVLKALGAELVLTEPAKGMKGAIEKAGEIVAGDPSKYFMPAQFDNPANPAIHEKTTGPEIWNDTDGAVDVLVAGVGTGGTITGVSRYIKNTQGKPILSVAVEPAVSPVITQALAGEEIKPSPHKIQGIGAGFVPKNLDLSIVDRVELVSDEESKAMALRLMQEEGILCGISCGAAMAVAVRLAETPEMQGKTIVVILPDSGERYLSSMLFSDLFTEQENQQ, encoded by the coding sequence ATGAGCCGCATTTTCGCTGACAACGCCCACTCCATCGGCAACACGCCGCTGGTGCAGATCAATCGCATTGCGCCGCGCGGTGTGACCATCCTGGCCAAGATCGAAGGGCGCAACCCGGGTTACTCGGTCAAGTGCCGGATCGGTGCGAACATGATCTGGGATGCCGAGGGTAGTGGCAAACTCAAGCCGGGGATGACCATCGTCGAACCCACCTCCGGCAATACCGGCATCGGCCTGGCCTTCGTGGCCGCCGCCCGTGGCTACAAACTGATGCTGACCATGCCGGCGTCCATGAGTATCGAACGCCGCAAGGTGCTCAAGGCACTGGGTGCCGAACTGGTATTGACCGAGCCGGCCAAAGGCATGAAGGGCGCCATCGAGAAAGCCGGTGAAATCGTTGCCGGCGACCCGTCGAAGTACTTCATGCCGGCGCAATTCGACAACCCGGCCAACCCGGCCATCCACGAAAAAACCACCGGCCCGGAAATCTGGAACGATACCGACGGCGCGGTCGACGTGCTGGTGGCAGGCGTCGGAACCGGTGGAACCATCACCGGGGTTTCACGCTATATCAAGAATACTCAGGGCAAACCGATACTCTCAGTGGCGGTGGAACCGGCGGTGTCGCCGGTGATCACCCAGGCCCTGGCCGGTGAAGAAATCAAGCCGAGCCCGCACAAGATCCAGGGCATTGGTGCCGGTTTTGTGCCGAAGAACCTCGATTTGTCGATCGTCGATCGGGTGGAACTGGTCAGCGACGAAGAGTCCAAGGCCATGGCCTTGCGCTTGATGCAGGAAGAAGGGATTTTGTGCGGGATTTCCTGCGGCGCTGCCATGGCAGTGGCCGTTCGGCTGGCCGAGACCCCGGAAATGCAGGGCAAGACCATCGTCGTGATCCTGCCGGATTCCGGTGAGCGTTACCTGTCGAGCATGCTGTTCAGTGATCTGTTTACCGAGCAGGAGAATCAGCAGTAA